The Clostridia bacterium genome contains the following window.
CTCCAGTCGTGCGCGACCGTCGCAGAGGGTTTTGAGCGCACATTTGGGGTGCAAATGACCGCGTGCATGGTGAACTCTTACGCAAAAAACCATAAGATCCACACCAAGCGGTATAGCGAGCGCCTGACTCACGAGTGGGCAGCATGGCTCATAGAACACGGACCGGGAACAAACAGCGAAGACCTGACGGCACAATTCAACGCAACGTTCGGCACGCAGCTCACGATTGCGCAGATCAACGCGAAGCGATACAAGGTTGGAGCGGTCAGCGGGCTGAAGACGAGGGTGCCCAACTCCGGATGCTTTCAAAAGGGACACGTGTCGCATAACAAAGGAAAGCGCCAAACTGAGTATATGTCAGAGGATGCCATACGGCGCACGGTAGCAACGCGATTCCAAAAGGGGAACATACCACAAACCCATCTGACAGTTGGCAGTGAGAGACTGACCAAAGACGGATACATCAAGGTCAAGATAGCAGAGCCCAATATATGGCGCTTTAAGCACCGAATCGTATGGGAGCAAGAAAACGGTCCGATTCCGCCTCATCACGCCGTGATATTCCTCGATGGCAACCCCATCAACTGCGCGGCGGATAATTTGGCTCTCGTGGATCTTCCGACCAATGCACGCCTCAATCAAATGCACCTGCGCTACGATGATCCACAGGCAACCCAAGCGGGTATAGCGATTGCCAAAATCGCAACTGCCATCGGCAAAAGGAAAAAGAAAAAGCCATGAAAGAGTACATAGTCAAGACCAAAGAGGGCACCAAGGCGATGACCGCCGATGACATCTACGAGATGATGCTACCCGTCGTGTGGCGTTTGCTACGCAAGAACTATCAACAATACGAGGAGTATCACCAAGACCTCGCGCAGATAGCCCTCGACAGGTGCCTGAAGGCAATGAGGACATACGACAACACGCGTA
Protein-coding sequences here:
- a CDS encoding HNH endonuclease, with the protein product MHDWLREHIPLQSCATVAEGFERTFGVQMTACMVNSYAKNHKIHTKRYSERLTHEWAAWLIEHGPGTNSEDLTAQFNATFGTQLTIAQINAKRYKVGAVSGLKTRVPNSGCFQKGHVSHNKGKRQTEYMSEDAIRRTVATRFQKGNIPQTHLTVGSERLTKDGYIKVKIAEPNIWRFKHRIVWEQENGPIPPHHAVIFLDGNPINCAADNLALVDLPTNARLNQMHLRYDDPQATQAGIAIAKIATAIGKRKKKKP